The Gadus macrocephalus chromosome 21, ASM3116895v1 genome has a segment encoding these proteins:
- the nsl1 gene encoding kinetochore-associated protein NSL1 homolog — protein sequence MDVTETTSNNDTVSQDNRVQVDSKKAVVEQILEYKELLKTVLSGQTEVPEETRQLLRGELLANFEAAVHDNVLVNGQPWEDAPDDGDEAVVLENLLDDTAVELGRCRRRYPKVILHHVVRGLRAERKLMSLYEETVKPQQLVKDPCHVSIMTSVSAAVPGMVKEASHVIKSIKTLQKQVEGLGRVLNMKPSQATLEIHEAVFGPCGPLEADSLSLSKASSIRQPIKRAVEKETAMNAY from the exons ATGGATGTAACAGAAACAACCTCTAACAACGACACTGTATCACAGGACAACCGGGTGCAGGTGGACTCGAAGAAAGCAGTCGTCGAGCAGATACTCGAATACAAAGAGTTACTGAAGACGGTGCTGAGCGGGCAGACCGAGGTCCCAGAGGAGACCAGGCAGCTGCTGCGGGGAGAGCTGCTGGCG AACTTTGAGGCGGCGGTCCACGACAACGTTCTGGTGAATGGACAGCCGTGGGAGGACGCGCCTGACGACG GAGACGAGGCGGTGGTCCTGGAGAATCTGCTGGACGACACCGCGGTGGAGCTGGGCCGGTGCCGGCGCCGCTACCCCAAGGTCATCCTGCACCACGTGGTGCGGGGCCTCCGGGCGGAGCGCAAGCTGATG AGTCTGTATGAAGAGACGGTGAAACCTCAACAGCTTGTGAAGGACCCATGTCACG tAAGCATCATGACCAGTGTGTCCGCCGCAGTCCCTGGAATGGTGAAGGAGGCGTCCCATGTCATAAAG TCGATTAAAACCCTGCAAAAGCAGGTTGAAGGCCTCGGCCGGGTCCTCAACATGAAGCCCAGCCAGGCTACTCTGGAGATCCACGAGGCAGTGTTTGGCCCCTGTGGCCCATTAGAGGCTGACAGTCTGTCCTTGAGCAAAGCCTCCTCCATCAGGCAGCCAATCAAGAGGGCTGTAGAGAAGGAGACAGCCATGAATGCCTACTAA
- the LOC132449557 gene encoding spermatogenesis-associated protein 45-like isoform X2 → MPQSTQQELYEQNLRRETWCQVERNSRQSWDRPERKHFGCHLWTSRDFSSPQAAEPERRSAWTERPSATPLAQRRHFEERAKSHLV, encoded by the exons ATGCCTCAATCCACGCAACAAGAGCTGTATGAGCAGAACCTGCGCCGGGAGACGTGGTGTCAGGTGGAGAGGAACAGCAGGCAGAGTTGGGATCGTCCGGAACGGAAACACTTTGGTTGCCACTTGTGGACGAGTCGGGACTTCAGCTCTCCCCAGGCCGCAGAGCCGGAGCGGAGGTCGGCATGGACCGAGAGGCCCAGCGCCACCCCGCTGGCCCAGAGGAGGCACTTCGAGGAGAGGG CCAAAAGTCACCTGGTGTAG
- the LOC132449557 gene encoding spermatogenesis-associated protein 45-like isoform X1, which translates to MPQSTQQELYEQNLRRETWCQVERNSRQSWDRPERKHFGCHLWTSRDFSSPQAAEPERRSAWTERPSATPLAQRRHFEERGRLLQFEGGGAVV; encoded by the coding sequence ATGCCTCAATCCACGCAACAAGAGCTGTATGAGCAGAACCTGCGCCGGGAGACGTGGTGTCAGGTGGAGAGGAACAGCAGGCAGAGTTGGGATCGTCCGGAACGGAAACACTTTGGTTGCCACTTGTGGACGAGTCGGGACTTCAGCTCTCCCCAGGCCGCAGAGCCGGAGCGGAGGTCGGCATGGACCGAGAGGCCCAGCGCCACCCCGCTGGCCCAGAGGAGGCACTTCGAGGAGAGGGGTAGGTTGTTACAATTTGAGGGTGGAGGGGCAGTTGTTTAG
- the flvcr1 gene encoding feline leukemia virus subgroup C receptor-related protein 1 isoform X1 has product MVAGELVQEHTRAESTGAPDDVGTITGGKAAHELRSGPLVPVDKLDQYTVLESGDEAVNLLKALNSRASEQEIPPDEREAMLPKGGGEEENAKEENKCLETKLYWRRFGVLAIFSLYSLVNSFQWIQYSIITNVFCDYYGVSSSQVDWLSIVYMVAYIPLIFPATWLLDKKGLKLTALMGAGLNCLGAWVKCASVSRDLFGVTMFAQVICSLAQVFILGLPSRIASVWFGPKEVSTACATAVLGNQLGTAIGFLLPPVLVPNTSGDFELMGHNIKVMFYGTAIIASVLFILTVIIFKDRPEMPPSYAQAVLPDSPPEDYSYKQSIINLFQNKAFLLLLVSYGIMTGSFYSVSTLLNQMIMACYESQELNAGRIGLTLVVAGMVGSIICGLWLDYTKTYKMTTLAVYILSFLGMVIFTFTLDLKNIYLVFFTAGVLGFFMTGYLPLGFEFGVEITYPESEGTSSGLLNAFAQIFGIIFTLIQGQLTTAYNPLAGNLFLCAWIFLGILLTGTCARVRVCVCVCVCVCVFMFFPLLFFSSYQIRAEEKQRQHGGGRQAASTHWVS; this is encoded by the exons atggtagCCGGCGAACTCGTCCAGGAGCACACACGCGCCGAATCCACCGGCGCACCTGACGACGTCGGAACTATCACTGGCGGTAAAGCGGCGCACGAGCTGCGCAGCGGACCGCTCGTGCCGGTCGACAAACTGGACCAGTACACGGTCCTCGAAAGCGGGGATGAAGCGGTGAACCTGCTGAAGGCGCTGAACAGCCGGGCTTCGGAGCAGGAGATCCCGCCGGATGAACGAGAGGCAATGCTGccaaaaggaggaggagaagaggaaaacgCAAAGGAGGAGAATAAATGTCTGGAAACCAAACTGTACTGGCGTCGCTTCggggtgctcgccatcttcagCCTCTACTCCCTCGTCAACTCGTTCCAATGGATCCAGTACAGCATCATCACCAACGTGTTTTGCGACTACTACGGCGTATCCAGCAGCCAGGTGGACTGGCTGTCCATAGTCTACATGGTGGCGTACATCCCGCTGATATTCCCCGCTACGTGGCTCCTCGACAAGAAGGGACTCAAGTTAACGGCGCTGATGGGCGCCGGCCTCAACTGCCTGGGCGCGTGGGTGAAGTGCGCGAGCGTGAGCCGGGATCTGTTCGGCGTCACCATGTTCGCGCAGGTCATCTGCTCGCTGGCCCAGGTGTTCATCCTTGGCCTGCCCTCGCGCATTGCCTCGGTGTGGTTTGGGCCTAAAGAGGTGTCCACCGCGTGCGCCACGGCGGTGCTGGGCAACCAG ctgGGGACGGCTATAGGCTTCCTGCTCCCTCCAGTGCTGGTCCCCAACACCTCGGGGGACTTTGAGCTGATGGGTCACAACATCAAGGTCATGTTCTACGGGACTGCCATCATCGCCAGCGTGCTGTTCATCCTCACCGTCATAA tcttcAAGGACCGCCCAGAGATGCCCCCCAGCTACGCCCAGGCAGTGCTCCCAGACAGCCCCCCCGAGGACTACTCCTACAAGCAGTCCATCATCAACCTGTTCCAGAACAAGGccttcctcctgctgctggtcaGCTACG GCATCATGACTGGCTCCTTCTACTCAGTGTCCACCCTGCTCAACCAGATGATCATGGCCTGCTATGAG TCACAGGAGTTGAATGCCGGCCGGATAGGGCTGACCCTGGTGGTGGCCGGCATGGTAGGCTCCATCATCTGTGGACTGTGGCTTGACTACACCAAGACCTACAa GATGACCACGCTCGCGGTGTACATCCTCTCCTTCCTGGGCATGGTGATCTTCACCTTCACACTGGACCTCAAGAACATCTACCTCGTATTCTTCACCGCCGGCGTGCTGGG TTTCTTCATGACGGGATACCTGCCACTTGGGTTTGAGTTTGGGGTGGAGATCACCTACCCAGAGTCTGAAGGCACCTCCTCTGGACTCCTGAACGCCTTCGCCCAG ATCTTTGGGATCATCTTCACTCTGATCCAGGGACAGCTGACCACAGCCTACAACCCCCTGGCGGGAAACCTCTTCCTGTGTGCCTGGATCTTCCTGGGAATACTGCTCACTGgtacgtgtgcgcgtgtgcgtgtgtgtgtgtgtgtgtgtgtgtgtgtgtgtgtgt tTATGTTTTTCCCTCTCTTGTTTTTCAGCTCTTATCAAATCAGAGCTGAAGAGAAACAACGTCAACATGGAGGCGGAAGGCAAGCAGCCT CTACCCACTGGGTGTCCTGA
- the flvcr1 gene encoding feline leukemia virus subgroup C receptor-related protein 1 isoform X2, with the protein MVAGELVQEHTRAESTGAPDDVGTITGGKAAHELRSGPLVPVDKLDQYTVLESGDEAVNLLKALNSRASEQEIPPDEREAMLPKGGGEEENAKEENKCLETKLYWRRFGVLAIFSLYSLVNSFQWIQYSIITNVFCDYYGVSSSQVDWLSIVYMVAYIPLIFPATWLLDKKGLKLTALMGAGLNCLGAWVKCASVSRDLFGVTMFAQVICSLAQVFILGLPSRIASVWFGPKEVSTACATAVLGNQLGTAIGFLLPPVLVPNTSGDFELMGHNIKVMFYGTAIIASVLFILTVIIFKDRPEMPPSYAQAVLPDSPPEDYSYKQSIINLFQNKAFLLLLVSYGIMTGSFYSVSTLLNQMIMACYESQELNAGRIGLTLVVAGMVGSIICGLWLDYTKTYKMTTLAVYILSFLGMVIFTFTLDLKNIYLVFFTAGVLGFFMTGYLPLGFEFGVEITYPESEGTSSGLLNAFAQIFGIIFTLIQGQLTTAYNPLAGNLFLCAWIFLGILLTALIKSELKRNNVNMEAEGKQPLPTGCPEEGSTAEMTTATKLENSISFSHETSV; encoded by the exons atggtagCCGGCGAACTCGTCCAGGAGCACACACGCGCCGAATCCACCGGCGCACCTGACGACGTCGGAACTATCACTGGCGGTAAAGCGGCGCACGAGCTGCGCAGCGGACCGCTCGTGCCGGTCGACAAACTGGACCAGTACACGGTCCTCGAAAGCGGGGATGAAGCGGTGAACCTGCTGAAGGCGCTGAACAGCCGGGCTTCGGAGCAGGAGATCCCGCCGGATGAACGAGAGGCAATGCTGccaaaaggaggaggagaagaggaaaacgCAAAGGAGGAGAATAAATGTCTGGAAACCAAACTGTACTGGCGTCGCTTCggggtgctcgccatcttcagCCTCTACTCCCTCGTCAACTCGTTCCAATGGATCCAGTACAGCATCATCACCAACGTGTTTTGCGACTACTACGGCGTATCCAGCAGCCAGGTGGACTGGCTGTCCATAGTCTACATGGTGGCGTACATCCCGCTGATATTCCCCGCTACGTGGCTCCTCGACAAGAAGGGACTCAAGTTAACGGCGCTGATGGGCGCCGGCCTCAACTGCCTGGGCGCGTGGGTGAAGTGCGCGAGCGTGAGCCGGGATCTGTTCGGCGTCACCATGTTCGCGCAGGTCATCTGCTCGCTGGCCCAGGTGTTCATCCTTGGCCTGCCCTCGCGCATTGCCTCGGTGTGGTTTGGGCCTAAAGAGGTGTCCACCGCGTGCGCCACGGCGGTGCTGGGCAACCAG ctgGGGACGGCTATAGGCTTCCTGCTCCCTCCAGTGCTGGTCCCCAACACCTCGGGGGACTTTGAGCTGATGGGTCACAACATCAAGGTCATGTTCTACGGGACTGCCATCATCGCCAGCGTGCTGTTCATCCTCACCGTCATAA tcttcAAGGACCGCCCAGAGATGCCCCCCAGCTACGCCCAGGCAGTGCTCCCAGACAGCCCCCCCGAGGACTACTCCTACAAGCAGTCCATCATCAACCTGTTCCAGAACAAGGccttcctcctgctgctggtcaGCTACG GCATCATGACTGGCTCCTTCTACTCAGTGTCCACCCTGCTCAACCAGATGATCATGGCCTGCTATGAG TCACAGGAGTTGAATGCCGGCCGGATAGGGCTGACCCTGGTGGTGGCCGGCATGGTAGGCTCCATCATCTGTGGACTGTGGCTTGACTACACCAAGACCTACAa GATGACCACGCTCGCGGTGTACATCCTCTCCTTCCTGGGCATGGTGATCTTCACCTTCACACTGGACCTCAAGAACATCTACCTCGTATTCTTCACCGCCGGCGTGCTGGG TTTCTTCATGACGGGATACCTGCCACTTGGGTTTGAGTTTGGGGTGGAGATCACCTACCCAGAGTCTGAAGGCACCTCCTCTGGACTCCTGAACGCCTTCGCCCAG ATCTTTGGGATCATCTTCACTCTGATCCAGGGACAGCTGACCACAGCCTACAACCCCCTGGCGGGAAACCTCTTCCTGTGTGCCTGGATCTTCCTGGGAATACTGCTCACTG CTCTTATCAAATCAGAGCTGAAGAGAAACAACGTCAACATGGAGGCGGAAGGCAAGCAGCCT CTACCCACTGGGTGTCCTGAGGAGGGGTCCACGGCGGAGATGACAACGGCAACCAAGCTGGAAAACTCCATCAGCTTCTCCCACGAAACCTCTGTCTGA
- the flvcr1 gene encoding feline leukemia virus subgroup C receptor-related protein 1 isoform X3 — protein sequence MVAGELVQEHTRAESTGAPDDVGTITGGKAAHELRSGPLVPVDKLDQYTVLESGDEAVNLLKALNSRASEQEIPPDEREAMLPKGGGEEENAKEENKCLETKLYWRRFGVLAIFSLYSLVNSFQWIQYSIITNVFCDYYGVSSSQVDWLSIVYMVAYIPLIFPATWLLDKKGLKLTALMGAGLNCLGAWVKCASVSRDLFGVTMFAQVICSLAQVFILGLPSRIASVWFGPKEVSTACATAVLGNQLGTAIGFLLPPVLVPNTSGDFELMGHNIKVMFYGTAIIASVLFILTVIIFKDRPEMPPSYAQAVLPDSPPEDYSYKQSIINLFQNKAFLLLLVSYGIMTGSFYSVSTLLNQMIMACYESQELNAGRIGLTLVVAGMVGSIICGLWLDYTKTYKMTTLAVYILSFLGMVIFTFTLDLKNIYLVFFTAGVLGFFMTGYLPLGFEFGVEITYPESEGTSSGLLNAFAQIFGIIFTLIQGQLTTAYNPLAGNLFLCAWIFLGILLTGTCARVRVCVCVCVCVCVCVYVFPSLVFQLLSNQS from the exons atggtagCCGGCGAACTCGTCCAGGAGCACACACGCGCCGAATCCACCGGCGCACCTGACGACGTCGGAACTATCACTGGCGGTAAAGCGGCGCACGAGCTGCGCAGCGGACCGCTCGTGCCGGTCGACAAACTGGACCAGTACACGGTCCTCGAAAGCGGGGATGAAGCGGTGAACCTGCTGAAGGCGCTGAACAGCCGGGCTTCGGAGCAGGAGATCCCGCCGGATGAACGAGAGGCAATGCTGccaaaaggaggaggagaagaggaaaacgCAAAGGAGGAGAATAAATGTCTGGAAACCAAACTGTACTGGCGTCGCTTCggggtgctcgccatcttcagCCTCTACTCCCTCGTCAACTCGTTCCAATGGATCCAGTACAGCATCATCACCAACGTGTTTTGCGACTACTACGGCGTATCCAGCAGCCAGGTGGACTGGCTGTCCATAGTCTACATGGTGGCGTACATCCCGCTGATATTCCCCGCTACGTGGCTCCTCGACAAGAAGGGACTCAAGTTAACGGCGCTGATGGGCGCCGGCCTCAACTGCCTGGGCGCGTGGGTGAAGTGCGCGAGCGTGAGCCGGGATCTGTTCGGCGTCACCATGTTCGCGCAGGTCATCTGCTCGCTGGCCCAGGTGTTCATCCTTGGCCTGCCCTCGCGCATTGCCTCGGTGTGGTTTGGGCCTAAAGAGGTGTCCACCGCGTGCGCCACGGCGGTGCTGGGCAACCAG ctgGGGACGGCTATAGGCTTCCTGCTCCCTCCAGTGCTGGTCCCCAACACCTCGGGGGACTTTGAGCTGATGGGTCACAACATCAAGGTCATGTTCTACGGGACTGCCATCATCGCCAGCGTGCTGTTCATCCTCACCGTCATAA tcttcAAGGACCGCCCAGAGATGCCCCCCAGCTACGCCCAGGCAGTGCTCCCAGACAGCCCCCCCGAGGACTACTCCTACAAGCAGTCCATCATCAACCTGTTCCAGAACAAGGccttcctcctgctgctggtcaGCTACG GCATCATGACTGGCTCCTTCTACTCAGTGTCCACCCTGCTCAACCAGATGATCATGGCCTGCTATGAG TCACAGGAGTTGAATGCCGGCCGGATAGGGCTGACCCTGGTGGTGGCCGGCATGGTAGGCTCCATCATCTGTGGACTGTGGCTTGACTACACCAAGACCTACAa GATGACCACGCTCGCGGTGTACATCCTCTCCTTCCTGGGCATGGTGATCTTCACCTTCACACTGGACCTCAAGAACATCTACCTCGTATTCTTCACCGCCGGCGTGCTGGG TTTCTTCATGACGGGATACCTGCCACTTGGGTTTGAGTTTGGGGTGGAGATCACCTACCCAGAGTCTGAAGGCACCTCCTCTGGACTCCTGAACGCCTTCGCCCAG ATCTTTGGGATCATCTTCACTCTGATCCAGGGACAGCTGACCACAGCCTACAACCCCCTGGCGGGAAACCTCTTCCTGTGTGCCTGGATCTTCCTGGGAATACTGCTCACTGgtacgtgtgcgcgtgtgcgtgtgtgtgtgtgtgtgtgtgtgtgtgtgtgtgtgtgtgt tTATGTTTTTCCCTCTCTTGTTTTTCAGCTCTTATCAAATCAGAGCTGA